In Monomorium pharaonis isolate MP-MQ-018 chromosome 3, ASM1337386v2, whole genome shotgun sequence, a genomic segment contains:
- the LOC105831520 gene encoding alpha-(1,3)-fucosyltransferase C — protein sequence MDTVYRVECLTGGLVLCISSTLVSRLTLQEMQTTYLQKSIAKAMKKRSCLFISLIMATTLIICFFSTAYDDFQIHNIFLKIIREEDYFANETARARTYRERGIKTILLWNTLFGDRNFYFGDGDIFRDCSFNKCKVFNDRDYLYVEDYDAILFHGNEMNEYEVPQKRKATQFYVYVNLESPANREIHPKYQKNYFNLTMTYRLDSDIPWTYDIIEAVKSGEFVAPSKDADWSAIQNNTSARNAVDEVPSAILDTVRGKSKPVTWFVSNCHAKSGRLEYVQELSKHIDVDIYGRCGRFSCKRDRNCFSNIVEADYFFYLSFENSFCDDYVTEKLMNPLRYNVVPVVYGGANYSQFAPPNSYVNALDFESPKELAAYLKYLSQDLHRYQSFLQWKKYYRVNVGTKRAVCTLCEVLHKQKKPKMYLDLSDWYAKDKCPIQTFLDNSVDKYATKHTIIAD from the exons ATGGATACGGTATACCGTGTTGAATGTTTAACGGGAGGATTAGTGCTGTGCATATCTAGTACGTTAGTATCTCGGTTAACTTTACAAGAAATGCAGACGACATATCTTCAGAAGAGCATCGCCAAAGCAATGAAGAAAAGATCGTGTCTTTTTATCAGCCTAATTATGGCAACGACTTTGATAATCTGTTTCTTCTCGACCGCTTACGACGATTTTCAAATTCACAACATATTTCTCAAGATAATTCGCGAAGAGgattattttgcaaatgaaACCGCCAGAGCTAGGACGTATAGAGAAAGAGGCATAAAAACTATTCTTCTGTGGAACACGTTGTTCGGTGATAGGAACTTTTATTTTGGAGATGGCGACATTTTCCGCGATTGTTCCTTCAATAAGTGCAAAGTCTTTAACGATCGGGATTATTTGTATGTGGAGGATTACGACGCGATTCTTTTCCACGGTAACGAGATGAACGAATATGAAGTGCCACAGAAGAGGAAGGCGACGCAATTTTACGTATATGTTAATTTGGAAAGTCCAGCCAATCGAGAAATACATCCCAAATATCAGAAGAACTACTTCAATCTCACGATGACATATCGACTCGATAGTGATATACCCTGGACTTATGACATCATAGAAGCTGTAAAGAGTGGCGAGTTCGTCGCACCCTCAAAGGATGCTGACTGGAGCGCTATCCAAAATAATAcaa GTGCAAGGAACGCGGTAGATGAAGTGCCATCTGCGATATTGGACACCGTCAGGGGTAAGAGCAAACCGGTAACTTGGTTTGTAAGCAATTGCCATGCCAAAAGTGGCCGACTGGAGTATGTGCAGGAGCTGTCGAAGCACATAGACGTCGATATTTATGGCAGATGCGGCAGATTTAGCTGCAAGAGGGACCGAAACTGTTTTAGCAATATAGTCGAGGCCGACTACTTTTTCTATCTATCCTTCGAGAATTCCTTTTGCGACGATTACGTGACGGAAAAGCTGATGAATCCGCTCAG GTATAATGTCGTCCCAGTGGTTTACGGAGGCGCCAATTATAGTCAGTTCGCACCGCCGAATTCTTATGTGAATGCCTTGGACTTTGAGAGTCCGAAGGAACTCGCCGCGTACTTGAAATATCTCTCTCAGGATCTGCATCGATATCAAAGCTTTTTAcaatggaaaaaatattatcgagTCAATGTCGGAACGAAGCGGGCCGTTTGTACCCTTTGCGAGGTGCTGCATAAGCAGAAAAAACCGAAAATGTATTTGGATTTATCGGATTGGTACGCCAAAGATAAATGTCCTATTCAGACGTTTCTAGATAATAGTGTCGATAAATACGCAACGAAACATACGATAATCGCGGACTGA